One stretch of Leptospira hartskeerlii DNA includes these proteins:
- the gcvP gene encoding aminomethyl-transferring glycine dehydrogenase, with product MNTATWNESGKQTEMDPLDTFSRRHIGPDAEQIKEMLSTLGLSGLEELVAKAIPEGIRLEKALDLPKASTERKILNDLKKIASKNKLYRSYIGSGYQASVMPGVIQRNILENPGWYTAYTPYQAEISQGRLEALLNFQTMIMDLTGLEISNASLLDEATAAAEAVFLAYGIRKNETSKLLFISELCHPQTIDVVRTRALPLGIEVNIGNHLNAELNEDYFAVLVQYPGTEGTVYNYESFFQLAHNIGALTICAADLLSLTVLKAPGEFGADIAVGSTQRFGLPYGFGGPHAGYFATKDEFKRNMPGRLVGVSKDSQGNPGLRLSLQTREQHIRRDKATSNICTAQVLLAVLSSMYAIYHGPKGLKDIALRVHRLTETLAKNLEKAGFAIQNKTFFDTIVLDLGSKAQTYIDTASKKEINFRSLGNGKISIALDETVEVSDLEDILSVFGISKIDLSLEGISIPNEFVRTSEYLTHPVFNSHHTETKMLRYIRKLESRDLSLTTSMIPLGSCTMKLNATVEMFPITWPEFSDIHPFAPASQTEGYRTVFSQLESWLSQVTGFPGISLQPNAGSQGEYAGLLAIRNYHISRGDKDRNICLIPISAHGTNPASAAMVGFKVVVVACDSEGNVDLEDLKAKAQEHSKDLAALMITYPSTHGVYEEPIKEICSIIHENGGQVYMDGANMNAQVGLTRPANIGADVCHLNLHKTFCIPHGGGGPGVGPIGVAKHLKPFLPGHPLVDNGTGNEHGAVSAAPWGSASIVLISWVYIALLGTEGLEEATKAAILNANYIAKRLENYFPVLYKGKNGFVAHECILDVRPFKKTSGIEVEDIAKRLMDYGFHAPTMSFPVPGTLMIEPTESESQEELDRFCEAMISIHSEIQEIEQGKADAKDNPLKNAPHTSAMVISDNWDHAYSREKAAYPAPWTKEHKFWPYVGRIDNVYGDRNLVCSCLPLESYL from the coding sequence ATGAATACGGCAACTTGGAACGAATCCGGTAAACAAACTGAAATGGACCCTTTGGATACTTTTTCCAGAAGGCATATAGGTCCTGATGCAGAACAGATCAAAGAAATGTTGTCCACACTCGGATTATCCGGGTTGGAGGAGTTGGTAGCAAAAGCAATTCCAGAAGGAATTCGTTTGGAAAAAGCCTTGGATCTTCCTAAGGCTTCTACCGAAAGAAAGATCTTAAACGATCTAAAAAAGATCGCTTCTAAAAACAAGTTGTATCGTTCTTATATCGGTTCCGGCTACCAAGCAAGCGTAATGCCTGGAGTTATCCAAAGAAATATTTTGGAAAACCCAGGTTGGTACACGGCTTACACTCCTTACCAAGCGGAAATTTCCCAAGGAAGATTAGAGGCACTTCTAAATTTCCAAACTATGATCATGGATCTAACAGGTTTGGAAATTTCAAATGCTTCTCTTTTAGATGAAGCTACCGCTGCCGCAGAAGCAGTATTCTTAGCTTATGGAATTCGTAAAAACGAAACCTCCAAATTACTTTTTATCTCCGAGTTATGCCATCCTCAAACAATTGATGTAGTTCGCACAAGAGCGCTTCCTCTTGGGATCGAAGTAAATATTGGAAACCATTTAAACGCAGAATTAAACGAAGATTACTTTGCGGTATTAGTCCAATATCCAGGAACAGAAGGAACCGTTTATAATTACGAAAGTTTCTTCCAACTCGCTCATAATATTGGAGCTCTAACAATCTGTGCTGCAGATCTACTTTCACTCACAGTTCTAAAGGCTCCTGGGGAATTCGGAGCGGATATCGCAGTTGGAAGCACTCAAAGATTCGGATTACCTTATGGATTCGGCGGACCTCATGCCGGTTATTTCGCAACAAAAGACGAATTCAAAAGAAATATGCCTGGAAGACTTGTAGGAGTTTCTAAGGACAGCCAAGGAAATCCTGGACTCAGACTTTCTCTACAGACGAGAGAGCAACATATCAGAAGAGATAAGGCGACTTCTAACATCTGCACTGCGCAAGTCTTGTTAGCTGTTCTTTCTTCTATGTATGCAATCTATCATGGGCCTAAAGGATTAAAAGACATCGCTCTTAGAGTTCATAGACTTACTGAAACATTGGCAAAAAATTTGGAGAAGGCAGGCTTTGCCATCCAAAACAAAACTTTCTTCGATACGATCGTTTTAGATTTAGGATCCAAGGCTCAAACTTATATAGATACGGCTTCTAAAAAAGAGATCAATTTCAGAAGTTTAGGAAACGGCAAAATTTCAATCGCCCTAGACGAAACCGTAGAAGTTTCCGATCTGGAAGATATTCTTTCCGTATTCGGGATCTCTAAGATCGATCTTTCCTTAGAAGGAATTTCCATCCCGAATGAATTTGTCCGAACTTCCGAATATCTTACACATCCTGTCTTCAACTCTCATCACACTGAAACAAAGATGTTAAGATATATTAGAAAATTGGAATCCAGAGACCTTTCTCTTACTACTTCCATGATCCCTCTTGGTTCTTGCACAATGAAACTCAACGCTACTGTGGAAATGTTCCCTATAACTTGGCCTGAGTTCTCTGATATACATCCATTCGCACCGGCAAGCCAAACAGAAGGATACAGAACCGTATTCTCTCAATTGGAATCTTGGCTTTCTCAAGTGACCGGATTCCCTGGGATTTCTCTGCAACCAAATGCAGGATCTCAAGGAGAATATGCAGGACTTCTCGCAATCCGAAACTATCATATTAGCAGAGGAGATAAGGACAGAAATATCTGTTTGATCCCAATCTCTGCACATGGAACCAATCCTGCCTCTGCTGCGATGGTTGGATTCAAAGTGGTTGTAGTTGCTTGTGATTCGGAAGGAAACGTAGACTTAGAAGATCTAAAAGCAAAAGCACAAGAACATTCTAAAGACCTAGCCGCACTGATGATCACCTACCCTTCTACACATGGAGTGTACGAAGAGCCTATCAAAGAAATCTGTTCGATCATTCATGAGAATGGGGGGCAGGTTTATATGGATGGAGCGAATATGAACGCTCAAGTAGGACTTACAAGACCTGCAAATATCGGCGCAGACGTTTGCCATTTAAACTTACACAAAACTTTCTGCATTCCTCACGGTGGAGGAGGACCTGGAGTCGGGCCTATCGGAGTTGCAAAACATCTGAAACCATTCTTACCTGGTCACCCTCTTGTAGATAACGGAACCGGAAATGAACATGGCGCCGTCTCTGCTGCTCCTTGGGGAAGCGCGAGTATCGTTCTGATCTCTTGGGTGTACATTGCACTTTTAGGAACGGAAGGATTGGAAGAAGCAACCAAAGCTGCAATTCTAAATGCGAACTATATAGCAAAACGTTTAGAAAACTATTTCCCGGTACTTTACAAAGGTAAAAACGGATTTGTTGCCCACGAATGTATCTTAGATGTAAGACCTTTCAAAAAGACTAGCGGAATAGAAGTAGAAGATATTGCAAAACGTCTGATGGACTATGGATTCCACGCACCTACAATGTCCTTCCCTGTTCCTGGAACTTTGATGATAGAACCTACCGAATCGGAATCCCAAGAAGAATTGGATCGTTTCTGTGAGGCGATGATCTCCATCCACTCAGAGATCCAAGAAATCGAGCAAGGCAAAGCGGATGCTAAGGATAACCCATTAAAGAATGCACCTCATACTTCTGCGATGGTCATCTCTGATAACTGGGATCATGCTTATTCCAGAGAAAAAGCCGCTTATCCTGCGCCTTGGACCAAAGAGCATAAATTCTGGCCTTATGTAGGAAGAATAGATAACGTATATGGAGATAGGAACCTAGTTTGTTCCTGCCTTCCTTTAGAATCTTATCTTTAA
- a CDS encoding LIC13212 family protein, with the protein MKTLIFLIISLLAVFIQIDAAPKILTMEEREIERQIEAIRKAGFSDIEIDNLHASISQNIHQINKILQMDTTKKALRYIGDEPQELPQFLKTDRDNKPYLELDMGSGESFWDFPKTYLYNARIFIYPGSNPEKLEKIIMQFKRTNSNGEIFVREMRRVINIDPKGPQIGSEGKRTPNNNKEIKLEYYSSYDTELIWPDTPVQSIAPSVETKLHEETNPLPYNKQKQIIVTYKKYLRKVDKNVRHKLRDLELNQKRLVSKMLEFQ; encoded by the coding sequence ATGAAAACTCTTATCTTTCTCATAATTTCTCTTTTGGCCGTATTCATACAAATAGACGCGGCTCCTAAAATTCTGACCATGGAAGAAAGAGAAATAGAGCGTCAGATCGAAGCTATTCGTAAGGCGGGGTTTTCCGATATCGAGATAGATAATTTACACGCTTCTATCTCTCAAAATATTCATCAGATCAATAAGATCCTTCAAATGGATACCACCAAAAAAGCGTTACGATATATCGGCGACGAGCCTCAGGAATTACCTCAGTTTTTAAAAACAGACAGGGATAATAAACCTTATTTAGAATTGGACATGGGTTCCGGTGAATCCTTTTGGGACTTCCCTAAAACTTATCTTTATAATGCGCGTATTTTTATCTATCCGGGCAGCAATCCTGAAAAATTAGAAAAGATCATTATGCAATTCAAACGTACGAACTCTAATGGAGAAATTTTCGTAAGAGAAATGCGTAGGGTGATCAACATAGATCCCAAGGGCCCTCAGATCGGAAGCGAAGGAAAGAGAACTCCTAACAATAATAAAGAAATAAAATTAGAATATTATTCCAGTTATGATACTGAATTGATCTGGCCGGATACTCCAGTTCAATCTATAGCACCTAGTGTGGAGACCAAACTACATGAGGAGACTAATCCTCTTCCTTATAATAAACAAAAACAGATTATCGTAACATATAAAAAATACCTACGAAAGGTAGACAAGAATGTTCGCCATAAGCTGAGAGATCTTGAACTCAACCAAAAGAGATTAGTCTCTAAAATGTTGGAATTCCAATAA
- a CDS encoding MFS transporter produces the protein MQVTKRAPLREIFGWCMFDFANSSYTTVIITVIYCRVFAEVIVPTSSNPANPYEDGNFLFGLALFFSYLLVVVTGPLFGAISDFSAKKKTFLFWSYISCVISTAAFWLVSTPGSWHLGFALIILSNFFFASGENFASSFLPHLGPKEELGKISGYAWGVGYMGGLLSVFLVQTFVAPSIDPAIYSSLRFVGPLTALFFLLAGIPTFLLLKEYQPAAKIPEGESYFTIGFKQLSQSIKSVRYFKDLVIYLISLFFSMAALAIVIAFAFLYGNQEIKITPDQEKALFILLQFFAMIGAIFFGFVQDRIGAKKTFNITLVFWIFCLIGIYFVREITSFVNGLGVDISVQWVFVIFGTLAGSGVGSTQSASRAIVGIFSPESKSGEFFGLWGLSGKLAAAIGVFAIGILQKIFDLRNAFLVVAVFFFISLIINTFVNEKRGVEKAKDWERNGGH, from the coding sequence ATGCAAGTAACCAAACGCGCTCCCTTAAGGGAAATTTTCGGATGGTGCATGTTCGATTTCGCCAATTCTAGTTATACCACTGTAATTATAACAGTCATCTACTGCAGAGTTTTCGCCGAAGTAATCGTTCCAACATCCTCCAATCCGGCAAATCCCTATGAAGATGGGAATTTTTTATTTGGACTAGCTTTATTTTTCTCTTATCTATTAGTAGTAGTGACCGGTCCGTTATTCGGGGCCATCTCCGACTTCTCCGCTAAGAAGAAAACTTTCCTTTTCTGGAGTTATATCAGCTGCGTAATTAGTACCGCAGCTTTTTGGTTAGTTTCGACTCCAGGTTCTTGGCATTTAGGTTTTGCTTTAATCATTCTTTCCAACTTCTTCTTTGCTTCCGGAGAAAACTTTGCTTCTTCCTTCCTACCTCATTTGGGACCAAAGGAAGAATTAGGAAAAATTTCAGGTTATGCTTGGGGGGTTGGGTATATGGGAGGACTTCTTTCCGTATTCTTGGTCCAAACTTTCGTGGCACCTTCGATCGATCCTGCGATCTATAGTTCTCTTAGATTTGTAGGACCTCTTACTGCATTATTCTTTTTACTCGCCGGTATTCCAACATTCTTACTTTTGAAGGAATACCAACCGGCTGCGAAGATACCGGAAGGAGAAAGCTATTTTACTATCGGTTTTAAACAATTATCACAGAGTATTAAATCCGTAAGGTATTTCAAAGATCTTGTCATTTATTTGATCTCTCTATTCTTCTCTATGGCGGCGCTTGCGATTGTTATCGCATTTGCTTTCTTGTACGGAAACCAAGAGATTAAGATCACTCCGGATCAAGAAAAAGCATTATTCATTTTGCTCCAATTTTTCGCGATGATAGGTGCAATATTCTTCGGATTCGTTCAAGATAGGATCGGAGCCAAAAAAACTTTCAATATAACTTTGGTCTTTTGGATCTTCTGCCTCATCGGAATTTATTTCGTAAGAGAGATCACTAGTTTTGTAAACGGACTAGGAGTGGATATCTCGGTACAATGGGTGTTCGTGATCTTCGGAACTCTCGCAGGTTCGGGAGTTGGTTCTACCCAATCGGCAAGTAGAGCGATTGTCGGGATCTTCTCCCCAGAATCTAAGTCTGGAGAATTTTTCGGTCTCTGGGGTCTTTCCGGAAAACTGGCGGCAGCCATCGGAGTTTTTGCGATAGGCATATTACAGAAAATTTTCGATTTAAGAAATGCGTTCTTAGTGGTTGCCGTATTCTTCTTTATCTCTTTGATCATCAATACATTCGTGAATGAAAAAAGAGGGGTCGAAAAAGCGAAGGATTGGGAAAGAAACGGAGGGCATTAG
- a CDS encoding biosynthetic peptidoglycan transglycosylase yields MREGNHFLHRWFFFEIRSLLVLVFLLLIYYQTFPEKRILFRENKLVYLPENLESVPLENDWVRLEELPPGSLEYLVEVEDYRFYRHRGYSLADIQSSIIQAVFMFRRLRGASTLDQQLARTLFLSRDKTLTRKLKEIRIAQALDEELGKEGVLEYYLNLVYWGRGLNGIYRSSKYYFNKHPGRLLPREFKALVQILKKPDAYSREEVRALSLEY; encoded by the coding sequence ATGAGAGAAGGAAATCATTTTTTACATAGATGGTTTTTCTTTGAGATCAGGAGTCTTCTGGTATTAGTATTCCTTCTTCTTATTTATTACCAAACGTTTCCTGAAAAAAGGATCTTATTCAGAGAGAACAAATTAGTTTATCTACCGGAAAACTTAGAGTCGGTCCCACTCGAAAACGATTGGGTGAGATTAGAAGAATTGCCCCCTGGAAGTTTAGAATACTTGGTTGAAGTAGAAGATTATAGATTCTACAGACATAGAGGATATTCTTTAGCAGATATACAATCTTCTATCATACAAGCTGTCTTTATGTTCAGAAGATTAAGGGGAGCCAGTACTCTGGATCAACAACTTGCTAGAACATTATTTTTATCCAGAGATAAAACATTAACACGCAAACTAAAAGAGATCCGAATTGCACAAGCTCTTGATGAAGAATTAGGTAAGGAGGGAGTTTTAGAATACTATTTGAATCTTGTATATTGGGGCCGGGGTTTAAATGGGATCTACAGATCTTCCAAATATTATTTTAATAAACATCCAGGAAGACTTCTTCCAAGAGAATTCAAAGCATTGGTCCAAATATTAAAAAAACCGGATGCATATTCCAGGGAAGAAGTCAGAGCGCTTTCTTTGGAATACTAA
- a CDS encoding cytochrome C oxidase subunit IV family protein — translation MELFLNYSLYIIVSIGFLIPFTGFVVGAGAIVNATVAGFAVNLLAQIVEEDRLKGYLEKNKSTMIGQALLKAIEAGKTKLQPGSVASHAEEHGHDGHHLISVQTYSLVFAALILGTIITVLVAQVDFGAMNTVIAMLVATIKASLVLAYFMHLKYDNVMNRVIFGSGFLFLLLLFGFSVADIYTRAKIFAGFPY, via the coding sequence ATGGAACTGTTTCTCAATTACTCGCTGTATATTATCGTAAGTATCGGATTCTTGATTCCCTTCACTGGATTTGTTGTCGGAGCGGGAGCAATTGTAAATGCTACCGTTGCTGGATTTGCCGTTAACTTGTTGGCTCAAATCGTAGAAGAGGATAGGCTTAAAGGTTATCTCGAAAAGAATAAGTCCACTATGATCGGTCAGGCTTTATTAAAAGCAATCGAGGCTGGTAAAACTAAATTGCAACCAGGTTCAGTTGCTTCTCACGCAGAAGAGCATGGTCATGACGGACATCATCTGATCTCCGTTCAAACTTACTCTCTCGTGTTTGCTGCATTGATCCTTGGAACCATTATTACCGTATTAGTTGCACAAGTTGACTTCGGAGCAATGAACACTGTAATCGCTATGCTTGTAGCGACTATCAAAGCTTCCTTAGTATTAGCGTATTTCATGCACCTTAAGTATGATAACGTAATGAACAGAGTGATCTTCGGATCCGGCTTCCTGTTCTTACTTCTTCTTTTTGGATTCTCCGTAGCGGACATCTACACAAGAGCGAAAATTTTCGCCGGCTTCCCTTACTAA
- a CDS encoding LIC_13215 family putative lipoprotein — protein sequence MILLERYSLGLLLPGIILFSACIEKVPEIKKTIEIPELGLVLNYEGWIYEEYDPNRDNSESSRSKNKRESQNDKQVKVMFYLFEPEQSKTSEIRTNINFVSEPIPAKYSKATLEDYVASISGLYSNIYKEYEILSVPQKCSFGKEKCIFFESKFVLPNTAEKKQIRTLQWIFFKEGYVYIFTGTIPESEFSEKNKKILNTIQTLIEKKEN from the coding sequence ATGATCCTATTAGAGCGTTATAGTCTAGGTCTTTTATTGCCAGGGATCATTTTATTTTCTGCCTGTATTGAAAAAGTTCCGGAAATCAAAAAGACAATCGAGATCCCTGAGTTAGGCTTAGTATTAAATTATGAAGGTTGGATTTACGAAGAATATGATCCAAACCGAGACAATTCCGAATCCAGTCGTTCTAAAAACAAAAGAGAATCACAAAACGATAAACAAGTTAAGGTAATGTTTTATCTTTTTGAACCGGAGCAAAGTAAAACTTCTGAGATCAGGACCAATATCAATTTTGTTTCAGAGCCTATTCCTGCAAAATATTCCAAGGCAACTTTAGAGGATTACGTTGCTTCCATCAGCGGATTATATTCAAATATATATAAAGAATACGAAATACTTTCTGTTCCTCAAAAATGCAGTTTCGGAAAAGAGAAATGTATCTTTTTTGAATCTAAATTTGTTCTTCCAAACACTGCGGAAAAGAAGCAAATCCGAACTCTGCAATGGATTTTTTTTAAAGAAGGTTATGTATATATTTTTACGGGAACAATACCTGAATCAGAGTTTTCGGAGAAGAATAAAAAAATCCTTAACACGATCCAAACACTTATCGAAAAGAAAGAGAATTAA
- a CDS encoding gamma carbonic anhydrase family protein has protein sequence MKIHETAFIHPAATAFGMLEMGPLSSLWPSAVVRADLNEIKLGEGVNIQDNSTLHTDSTGSLFIDDYTLVGHNTMLHGCKIGKGCLIGIGTIILDEAVIGDGAMILAGCMIRGGKKIPPRSMVIPKNGDIVIYEKKAKPEISIAGCLEYIQLAKRFQENVFKPFTKEEENLFVEEAKSIIKRYGI, from the coding sequence ATCCTGCTGCAACTGCATTCGGCATGTTAGAGATGGGACCACTATCCTCTCTCTGGCCGAGTGCTGTAGTTCGTGCGGATCTGAACGAGATCAAATTGGGTGAGGGAGTAAACATACAAGATAATAGTACTCTCCATACGGACTCTACTGGTAGTTTATTCATAGATGATTATACATTAGTGGGTCATAATACGATGCTTCACGGTTGTAAGATCGGGAAGGGTTGTCTGATAGGGATCGGCACTATCATTTTAGATGAGGCAGTGATCGGAGACGGTGCAATGATACTCGCAGGTTGTATGATCCGCGGTGGTAAAAAAATCCCTCCTAGATCAATGGTGATCCCTAAGAATGGGGATATAGTCATCTACGAAAAAAAAGCAAAGCCTGAGATAAGTATCGCAGGTTGTTTGGAATACATACAATTAGCGAAAAGATTTCAAGAGAATGTATTCAAACCTTTCACAAAAGAAGAAGAAAACCTATTCGTAGAAGAAGCAAAATCCATCATCAAAAGATATGGCATCTAA
- a CDS encoding bacteriohemerythrin — MYDERVIEKIRGIWKTFDLSLGIPEIDKQHLWLIGILADLEDKLESGSRSELEATFTTALSKTLDYASEHFALEEELLESIGYTKLGQHRLQHMRFLTALKNRVRKNFEGNFEHAVMELLKNLKKWLFRHILSEDRQYVDLADVNITQEVSSSLNQRLRSSPHSREIEELYASVVYSTKQTVSKEFNVIGEDNLKLISDLWYRYKLKTGIAIVDIQHLWLLQLLVKTDKLYKQKLKQEIGGEYLSLELKNAIQETIEYIREHFSTEEAIMHNFRYIGERGHQKQHENFNILINDMIDRSEKEELESLAILIQDLKDWLVSHIAIEDKKLFYFFRSRLPEVNEYVRNLNREGKIHIWKEAVMIYKLLVEYEDITKEKTRV, encoded by the coding sequence ATGTATGACGAAAGGGTTATAGAAAAAATCAGAGGCATTTGGAAGACGTTCGATCTTTCTTTAGGAATTCCTGAAATAGATAAACAACATCTTTGGTTGATCGGAATTCTTGCTGATCTAGAAGATAAACTCGAGTCGGGAAGCAGATCGGAATTAGAGGCAACCTTTACGACTGCGCTTTCTAAAACATTGGATTATGCATCCGAACATTTTGCTCTGGAGGAAGAACTTTTAGAGAGCATCGGTTATACAAAACTAGGGCAACATAGATTGCAACATATGCGGTTCCTTACCGCTTTAAAGAATCGAGTCCGAAAGAATTTTGAGGGAAATTTCGAACATGCAGTAATGGAACTGCTAAAAAATCTGAAAAAGTGGTTATTCAGACATATTCTCAGCGAAGACAGACAATACGTGGATCTTGCAGACGTTAATATCACTCAGGAAGTCTCTTCTTCACTAAATCAACGCTTGAGGTCTTCACCTCACTCCAGAGAAATCGAGGAATTGTATGCTTCGGTGGTATACTCGACTAAACAAACTGTCTCGAAAGAATTTAACGTTATAGGAGAGGACAATTTAAAACTGATCTCGGACCTTTGGTATCGCTATAAACTCAAAACAGGGATTGCCATTGTGGATATCCAACATCTCTGGCTTTTGCAACTATTGGTGAAAACTGATAAATTATATAAACAGAAGTTAAAACAAGAGATCGGCGGTGAGTATTTAAGTCTCGAACTGAAAAACGCGATCCAAGAAACCATAGAATATATTCGGGAACATTTCAGTACCGAAGAAGCAATCATGCATAATTTTCGCTACATAGGAGAAAGAGGTCATCAGAAACAGCACGAGAACTTTAATATACTTATTAACGATATGATAGACAGAAGCGAAAAGGAGGAACTGGAATCATTGGCAATTTTGATCCAGGATCTAAAAGATTGGTTGGTAAGTCATATCGCGATAGAAGATAAAAAATTATTCTATTTTTTCAGATCTAGGCTTCCTGAAGTGAATGAGTATGTCAGAAATTTGAATCGAGAAGGAAAGATCCATATTTGGAAAGAAGCAGTAATGATCTATAAACTGCTGGTAGAATATGAGGATATTACTAAGGAAAAAACACGCGTTTAG
- the gcvH gene encoding glycine cleavage system protein GcvH — MAVTNAPPGYKFTEKHEWVKVEGDTALIGISDYAQAALGDIVFVDLPKAGKSIKQFDTFGTIESVKAAEDLYAPISGEVVEVNGNLSKNPAAVNSDPFGSWMIRVKVVNSSELEKLLDPESYRELVSKLD, encoded by the coding sequence ATGGCAGTAACTAACGCACCTCCGGGCTACAAGTTCACAGAAAAACACGAATGGGTAAAAGTAGAAGGAGATACCGCATTGATCGGGATCTCCGACTATGCTCAGGCGGCACTCGGAGATATCGTTTTTGTGGACCTTCCTAAAGCTGGAAAATCGATCAAACAATTCGATACATTCGGAACAATAGAATCCGTAAAGGCAGCCGAAGATTTATACGCTCCTATCAGCGGAGAAGTAGTCGAAGTTAATGGAAACCTTTCCAAAAACCCGGCTGCAGTAAATTCGGATCCTTTCGGCTCTTGGATGATCCGAGTCAAAGTGGTCAATTCTTCCGAGCTAGAGAAATTATTAGATCCCGAATCTTACAGAGAATTAGTAAGCAAACTGGATTAG
- a CDS encoding RibD family protein, producing MSRPFLAVNMAMTLDGKVCRPDGKWYGLSSRNDKRRMDQIRSEADALILGKNSLLNDDPVTHLRYVESEKEPRAIILVRTGTLPSDRKVFHFSKVKPLLFCTSKNESQVRSELSEFAEIVPLQGEDLDPEIILKELEKRGHSKILLEGGPRLNDSFFRKGLVDRLYLTIVPFFIGQIGLPSITGGESAYHNFDKADWKLVSSEQIEQEVFLIYDKQNHPEVQ from the coding sequence ATGAGTCGTCCTTTTTTAGCGGTCAACATGGCAATGACCTTGGACGGAAAGGTATGTCGCCCCGACGGAAAATGGTATGGTCTATCTTCCAGAAACGATAAGAGAAGAATGGACCAGATCCGTTCCGAAGCTGATGCGCTTATCCTAGGAAAAAACAGCTTACTCAACGATGATCCGGTCACTCATTTAAGATATGTGGAATCCGAGAAGGAGCCAAGGGCTATTATCCTTGTTAGAACAGGGACATTACCTTCTGATAGAAAAGTATTCCATTTTTCTAAAGTAAAACCACTTCTATTCTGTACTTCTAAAAATGAATCCCAAGTAAGATCCGAATTATCCGAGTTTGCGGAGATAGTTCCATTACAAGGAGAAGATCTGGATCCGGAGATCATTCTGAAAGAATTGGAAAAAAGAGGACATTCCAAAATACTTTTAGAAGGCGGTCCCAGACTGAATGATTCCTTTTTTAGAAAGGGACTTGTGGATAGACTCTATCTCACTATCGTTCCATTCTTTATTGGACAGATTGGTTTGCCTTCGATCACCGGTGGAGAGTCTGCATATCATAACTTTGACAAAGCAGATTGGAAACTTGTATCTTCCGAACAGATAGAGCAGGAAGTATTTTTGATATACGACAAACAAAACCATCCTGAAGTCCAATGA
- a CDS encoding (2Fe-2S)-binding protein: MNSSDFSQIDLNALMRPRKVCVCNQVSEEDITNSIRRGNDTLGKLMRDTSCCTGCGTCRGRVLKLLSETLASKPQ, from the coding sequence ATGAATTCTTCCGACTTTAGTCAAATAGACCTGAACGCCCTGATGCGACCTAGAAAGGTTTGCGTATGCAACCAAGTATCCGAAGAGGATATTACAAATTCTATCCGCAGAGGGAATGACACTTTGGGTAAATTGATGAGAGACACAAGTTGCTGTACTGGTTGCGGTACCTGCAGAGGAAGAGTTCTCAAATTGCTTTCCGAAACCCTCGCTTCCAAACCTCAATGA